The Candidatus Liberimonas magnetica genome includes a window with the following:
- the rimI gene encoding ribosomal protein S18-alanine N-acetyltransferase, with product MNGALNLEFLPLKREYISEILEIEKVSFPEPWTREMFERELSLPLSRFFVLKFENKIAGYAAGWLILDEAHITNIAVHPDYRNKGLGSKALEFLVEDMCIKGARKALLEVRESNTVAQKLYKSAGFKAVGFREKYYRNEGAILMEKNL from the coding sequence ATGAACGGTGCTTTGAATTTGGAATTTTTGCCTCTGAAAAGGGAATATATAAGCGAAATCCTGGAGATTGAGAAAGTTTCTTTTCCTGAGCCCTGGACAAGAGAGATGTTTGAACGTGAATTATCTCTTCCTCTGTCCAGATTTTTTGTTTTAAAGTTTGAAAATAAGATCGCAGGCTATGCCGCAGGCTGGCTCATACTTGATGAAGCTCATATAACGAACATTGCCGTACATCCTGATTACAGGAATAAAGGGCTTGGCAGCAAGGCCCTGGAGTTTTTAGTGGAAGATATGTGTATTAAGGGCGCAAGGAAAGCATTGCTTGAAGTCCGCGAAAGCAATACAGTAGCTCAGAAACTTTATAAATCAGCGGGATTTAAGGCAGTAGGTTTTAGAGAAAAATATTACAGGAATGAAGGCGCGATACTGATGGAAAAAAACTTATAA